TCAGGCGGTGATCTAGTTGGTGGATTAGTCGGGTTCTTCTCAAATAACGGATCAATTGACAGAAGCTATGCTACCGGCGATGTATCAGGCGTAAAGGATGTTGGTGGGCTCGTTGGTAACGTGAGTGTGAGCACGATTAGTAACAGCTATGCGACGGGTGACGTGGATGGAACCGAGGAAGTCGGTGGGCTCATTGGCTATGTGTATGGAGAAGATTCGATTATATCCTATACATATGCGACGGGCGATGTTGATGGAACCACGAATGTCGGTGGATTAGTCGGTGAAGCCTATTATTATTCACCAATTTCATATAGCTATGCTTCTGGCGCGGTCACCGGAACTGAAAATGTCGGTGGATTGGTGGGCGAGCTCTCTCAATCCACTCTAAGCTATTCTTACTGGGATATGGATACGACCGGGCAATCCGGTGCGTTTGGCGAACAAATATATGGAACTGTCACCAGTGTTTACGGGCTTACAACAGCTGAAGCGCGCGCTAGTGCAAACTATGACGAATGGGACTTCACCAATACCTGGTATCAGACTGGCGACATGCGCCCGATCCTGCGCGCTGAAGCTAATGAAGCCTCGGATGGGGTTATTACCATTGCCAATATGCATCAGATGGCGCTGATCAATGAGGATCTGACCGCTGATTACCTGGTTACCGTTGATATCGACGCCAGTGAAACGGGGGAGGGCGATGACAGCTCCAGCGTTTGGGGATCCGAGGGCTTTGTTTCTGTTGGTACGAGCAGTTCTAACGCCTTTTCAGGCACCTTTGACGGTGGTGGGCACACAATTTCCGACCTGACAATCAATGCGGGCTCTAGCAACACTGTAGGCCTCTTCGGCTATTCAACCGGAACCATTTCCAATATTGGCTTGATCGACGCTTCGGTTAAGGGAATGTATACTGTTGGTACTCTCGTGGGATATTCGACCGGGGGGGATATAATCAATTCCTATGCTACAGGGTCTGTAACAGGATACCAGAATGTAGGTGGTCTTGTTGGCTATTTTGTCAATGGCAATGTCTCGAACAGCTATGCGGATGTGACCGTAACCGCTACGGATTTTTATGGTGGCGGGCTGGTCGGGTATAATCAAATCAGCACGATTTCTCAGAGTTACGCCTCGGGAGACGTGACGGGAGGATCTTCGCTTGGCGGGCTGGTCGGGACTTCTGATACCGGCACGATTTCTCAGAGTTATGCTTCGGGGGACGTGACTGGAGAATATGATGTTGGCGGGCTGGTCGGATACGCAACAGGCATTGGGACAATCAAGAATAGTTATGCCTCAGGCTCAGTAACCGCAACAGATTCTTACGGTTCTGCTGGCGGGTTGGTTGGCACGCTCTGGAGCGATGCTGTGATTCAGACTAGCTACGCAGTCGGTTCGGTATCAAATACCTCCACACCCACCGCCGCAGGCGGGCTGGTCGGCACATTGCACGGGGGCACAATTCGTGATTCTGTCTGGGATAAGGAAACGACAGGTCAGTCTTCGTTTGTAGGGCTATTATATTCTGGTACTACCGCAGGCATTGTCGGTCTGACAACTTCCGAGTTTCAGGATACCGCAAGCTTTATGACCAGTGCTGCAAACTGGGATTTCAATTCGGTCTGGGCGCCATCCAGCAGCGGCTATTACCCTGAACTTTATGCCCTCACACCTGTGGTTTGGGTTTCGGAAATGGCGACGACCGGCATATATGGCAACTCTACCGGAACTGGCTCTGTGAAAACATCGGCCGGAGGTTCCGACAGTTATGTCTTTGACGACGAAAATGATAGTCTCAAATTTGACAGTTACGAGGCTGCCATTGATTCAACTGCATCCGTTGGCACCACGGAAACGACGCTTACAACCGAGAACTCAACTGCCAAAAGCTCCAACGGGATCAGCTATCGTGTCTTCTATTATGGAAGCAACGAAGAGACCATTACTCCACGCGCCATTACCGTCTCAGCTAACGACGTGTCTCGCTCTTACGGCGATGGCAACGGCACTCTGTCTTACACCGTGGGGGGCTTGGGCCTGGTGAATGGCGACACGCTTACCGGAAAGCTATCGTCGACTGCCGACAGCACGTCAGGTGTTGGAGACTATGCAATCAAACAAGGCTCGCTTGAGGCGTCCAGCAACTACTCAGTGACCTATAGCGAAGGCACCCTGACCGTCACACCAAGAGCTATCACTGTCACGGCCGACGGTTTGACCCGAGCCTATGGTGATGGAAATGGAACGCTAACTTATACGGTCGGAGGGAACGGTCTGGTCAATGGGGATACGCTCACAGGTTCACTTCAGACGTCAGCCAATATTACGTCTGATGTTGGAGAATATGACATTGAAAAAGGATCGGTTCTGGCGTCCAGCAATTATGAATTGTCCTTTGTGACCGGCACGCTAACGATCCGCCAAAGAGCTATTACAATTACCGCTGATGACCAGCAACACACATACGGCGAGCGTAATGATGCCCTATCTTTCTCGATCGGTGGAGAAGGCCGTGTCAAGGGTGATCGTTTTTCTGTGACATTGACAACATATGGTGGCAGTGTCGCCGATGTTGGAACCTATTCGATTGATCTGGTAGATCAGTCGTTCTCCAGTAACTACAGTGTTACTTATATCTCAGGCACTGTGACGATCACGCCGCGGGTCATAACCATAACGGCAGATGATAAGTCACGTACTTATGGCGAAGATAATGGCACTCTGACCTATACGATTGGTGGAGCTGGCCTCGTCTCTTGGGATAGGCTTTCAGGCTCTCTGTCAACGACCGCCGATAGTTCTTCAGATGTTGGAACCTATTCGATTGATCAGGGCTCGCTGGCTGCTTCCAGCAATTATCAAGTCGAATCTTATACTGCGGGCACCCTCACGGTTGTTGCCAGCTCCGTAGAGCCTGGCAAGGATAACGGTGGTGGATCTGATGAGGCCTTCGTCTCTGAGATAACACCTTGGGCTGGCATTATCCCGCACTTTGACACGTCAATGTCTGGTCCGTCTGGTCCTTCTCATCAGCAAGGCTTTGCCATTCAGCTTAATGGTGCTTCTGAAGGAGGAGAGCAGGGAGGCCGCACAAGTGATGCGGGCTCGTCTGGAGATGATTTCGAAGCGGATAGCGATCGATCATTTGGAGAAAGTGCCGTTTGTCTGATTAGTGCGGGCTGTCGCATTAACTAGGCTTTGGACCTCAATAGTGAATTTTTGATGTAATTATTCCGCTATGGCGCAAGAGAGTAGAAAGTTTTCTAAATGTCTGATCGGGTTATGAAATACTCTTCGTTACTGGTATTTGGTTTTGGGCTTGCTTGCGCGGGTATAAGCCAGTCAGCTCAGGCGCAAACTGCGGGGCAGTTGGTGCGGAATAGTTATGCGCCTTCTGTTGTTCGATCAGTGCCGGGCGGCTTGCAGTTGATGGCGTCGACAGCGCATGAGGCACCAGAGGGGGCGGAGTTGCTCTCCGTGACACCCTCGGACCTTGAGGTCGAAGGCGGTTTGGCAACCATGCAGAAGGCGACCTCTGAGATTGCCGCGAGCATTAAAGGCAAACGTGTGACGGGGGCCGAGCTATTTGCCAAAGCGCATGAGTTGGAAGTTGCCTACGCGCGGGCCGGGTATCTTTTGGTTCGTGTGAGCATACCGCCGCAAACCGTCAGAAATGGAGCGCCTTTTAAACTCTCGGTGATCAATGGGCGCGTTTCCTCTATCGATACCTCTGCTGTTCCGGAAAAAGTGCGCGAGCGTGTTCGCTCTCTACTTGAACCTCTTGTGGGCAAAACGAGTTTGAGCAGGCGTGAGCTGGAGCGTCGGTTGCTTCTGGCTGGCGATACAAGTGGTGTCCGTTTGAAATCTGCGCTCAAGGCGGGTGATGTCTTCGGTTCAACCAGCATCGTTGTTGAAGCGAAATATAGCCCTGTTCGCGTGATTTCTTCCGTCAATAATTCCTTGTCAGATGAGATGGGAACATATTCGGTTGATCTGGGAGTGGATTTCAATTCGCTGTTCGGGTTGGGTGAAGTTGCCTATTTGCGACTTGGAGGGTATCCGGGCGGTGAGAACGGATCTGTGTTTGACGAATATCCTCGAAACCGACAGGCTGTCGTAGGCGTTACCGTTCCCTTGGGGACCGATGGCTGGTGGGTGAATGCCGAAGCGGTTGATAGCCGGACCCATCCAACCTCCGATCTTGGCTATACGATGCTCGATCACTACCAAAAACTTACCGGTAGTGTGGGATATCACTGGGTCAGAGGTCGTCAATTCAATACCTCTTCCTTGCTGACTTTTGAAATGGCCTCCGAAAAGCAGACCATTGATGTCGCTGGAGCTAAATCTGCGTTCAGCGAAGATCAATTACGGATTATCCGTTTCGGTCAATCTGCGAGCCTGTATGATCCTTGGGGGGGACTGTTCTCCGCCTCAGCGGTTGCATCCTTCGGCCTTGACGCTCTTGGTGCTAGACAGGGGACAACGGCTCTTCCTCTTTCCCGAGATGGCGCAGAGCCGGATTTCAGCAAGTTAGCTGTCGATGTTAACTATAAGAAAGCAGCTTTACAGAACAGGATTAACTTTTCTTTTGCTGCTGCGGCTCAGACGTCTTTTGGAGAAGCCCTTGTTTCTTCAGAGCAGCTGACCCTGTCTGGTCGGGATTGGCTTTCGGCATTTGATGCAGGTGATATCGTCGGTGATAGCGGCGTTGTTGCGCGAGGCGAAGTGTCTTACCCCGTCACTATGCCTTTGTTGTCAGGGCTAGAGGGTGTCCAAACGGTTGTTTCCCCTTATCTGCATGCTGAAGCAGGTGCCGCAAAACTTGAGCAGGCTACAGCTTTGGAAAACAAATGGACGCGCGCCTATTCCGTTGGGGCCGGTTTGCGTCTGGCTTTGGGTAAAATGGATAGCAATATCGCAACGTCGTTGGTTCTGGAATATGCTCACGGTGAGGCGACAGGACTGGATGAAAAAGATCGGTTCAATTTTGCACTGACCTCCCAATTCTGAGCGCAGTTTTTACGATATTCAATCGTACAGATCCCCGCATTGCGGTGTCGTTACCGATGCCGTGGCGAAATGACAACTTAGGAAGTATTTTTATGAATGGCCATTTTCTGAGTCTTTGCTCAGTAGAAAACAAAATTTCAGCTTTTTTGAAGCCGACCATGTTTGCCGCTGTTGCTGGCTTGTTGTTTGCATGTTTGGCTCCTGCCTCTTTTGCGGCTCAGCAAACACCAAAGGCCAAGCCTGAAATACCGAGCGATCCGGCAGAGACCACTGCAACATATGGCAATTGGGTTTTGCGCTGCGTATCCATTCCAACAAACGACGATGCTCCAAACAGCCAAGCGCAAAAGCTGAACAAATCCTGTGAGATTGTTCAAACGATTAAAGTGAAGGGGCATGCCGAACCCATTGCTCAGCTGGCGCTAGGTCGTCTGCCAAACAGTGATTCTTTGGTCATGACTGCTGTTCTGCCGGTCAATGTTTCTATTCCCGGCTCCGTCTCTGTTGCTTCTACAGAGGGCGCAGACAAGGCAAAGGAGCTGATTTTGCCATTGCAGTGGGCACGCTGTGCGGGGCCAGCTTGTTTTGCTGTTGCAACTCCAAAATCGGAAAAATTGGTTCAACTACGTAAGGCATCGGTAGGTAAGCTGGAATTCGTCGATGCAAATAGCCGTATCGTTGGTATTCCCCTTTCCTTCGCAGGACTGGATCAGGCGCTTAATGCGTTACAAAAGGCTGAGTAGATTTTAGGCTTTTTGGTTTCAAATTCGGGTCTTGTGGTTGATTGGGAACCCTTGAGGGGCGTTCTCTTATGGCCGCAACAGTTCTGTTTTTGCTGCCGTGCCTGTACGCCCAAACATGAGCAAGACACGGCTTTTCATAGGAAAATTTCCTCTTGAGAAGCCGTGGTCTGAAAATGATTGTTGGAGCTGGACTGGGTTTCGATACAGATCAGTGTAGCGGCTCTGGTGCTCGTTTTGCTCGGTAATGCAGTAGACCAGTCGTCTGGAAAATTCGCCCGTTCCGTCCGGGGTGCCCTTAAGAGTTGCCTCAGATCCAGACATGTCTTTGCGCTCATTTCCCGCTTCTATTGGGACGTCGATATATATCTTCGTCTACCGTTATTTTCCTTCGTAAGTTTTTGTGTGATACAGAGTTAGGCGCTTGAGGCGCATGCTCTTCCTGTTATCCTTGGGCAGAATTACGCTGAATTTATGCATTTATTTTCTGCTATATTGGCCAGTACCAGTTTATGAAATGAGGAAATATTTTTTATGAATTCTTCATTGTCGCTTTTTTCTGATGAGAATAATTCAATTACTGTCTATTTTGCCGATGTTGATACAACATCTGAAGAATGCTTCGTTCTTTTTTCGTTTAGAGATGAAAAGGCTCTCAACTCAAAAGTGGGAGGCACAGATCCCCTGCTCAGGGCGGGGTTTGATGTTATTTGTGTGCAATCGAGTTGTGACGATTGGCATCAAAATATCTATCCCAACGAAATCGAAAAAATCAGAATTTTCATCAATGAAAACTACTCTTCGGCAAAAGGATATGGCTCATCAATGGGCGCTTTTGCTGCGATTTTATATGCGAAAGCGCTTAATCTAAAAGCTGTCCTGGCCCTTAGTCCTCAATATACCATCAGTGAATCTTTTGATCGGCGCTGGCGTTTATATGATGAGAAGATCGAATGGCGGTATCGGATGGATGCTGCGCTCCAATATGATGGAGAAATCAACATCATATATGATCCAGTTGATCTGGATGGAGTTCATTTT
This window of the uncultured Cohaesibacter sp. genome carries:
- a CDS encoding GLUG motif-containing protein, which produces MLVREIVLCPKSSSNTKISKGLLVSLLASTSLALNTVAFAGALPVGANVAAGKVRVSTSGSAMTITQGTDKAIVNWNGFSIGQNNSVEFVQPSRSSAILNRVTGTTSSTIAGSLSANGQVYLINPNGIAITSTGTVKVGGGFVASTLDILDDDFLDGTLSFSGDGSSAGVTNEGIITIGRGGYAALMGGTVKNDGLIAVPLGSIGLGSGEQATLDLSGDGFMQVSVPTADGAEGDGALVENSGSISANGGTVVMKAATARNTARQAINMDGFVEANTVSGRDGAITFGGGAGGTVKVSGTVKATAKAETGGSIEITGNEVALSGATIDASGAAGGGSVKIGGDWHGEGDVQTASTTTVDENTSISADATVDGDGGDIVVWSNDLTSFSGTISALGAGSGDGGDAEVSGKAVLDYQGFADLSSENGAYGTLLLDPYNITITDDASAGSSFTASEDDSTLSVDTLESALASANVVVSTGSEGTQDGNITVASDVSWSADTRLTLNAENNIYINADITASGDAASLSMNYGGDYSIGTGASITLSGANASLYLKGTAYTLIHSLEDLDNIDNTGLSGRYALAEDLDATDETYDNSLVGENYGTFTGTFAGLGHTISNLTIDAENRSYVGLFYFTSGATIRDFGLVGGTISAYGYGGGLVGWASYGTISNSYVTSAINSGEHSGGLVGYAIGVTISNSYATGDVTGANYTGGLVGYAKGATITDSYATGDVTGADYTGGLVGYASNGTITDSYATGDVTSSDAQVGGLVGQSNGIITGSYATGNVTGGYQVGGLVGRHGVETISDSYATGTVTATSDYIGGLVGFEAGGTIETSFANGDVSGGDLVGGLVGFFSNNGSIDRSYATGDVSGVKDVGGLVGNVSVSTISNSYATGDVDGTEEVGGLIGYVYGEDSIISYTYATGDVDGTTNVGGLVGEAYYYSPISYSYASGAVTGTENVGGLVGELSQSTLSYSYWDMDTTGQSGAFGEQIYGTVTSVYGLTTAEARASANYDEWDFTNTWYQTGDMRPILRAEANEASDGVITIANMHQMALINEDLTADYLVTVDIDASETGEGDDSSSVWGSEGFVSVGTSSSNAFSGTFDGGGHTISDLTINAGSSNTVGLFGYSTGTISNIGLIDASVKGMYTVGTLVGYSTGGDIINSYATGSVTGYQNVGGLVGYFVNGNVSNSYADVTVTATDFYGGGLVGYNQISTISQSYASGDVTGGSSLGGLVGTSDTGTISQSYASGDVTGEYDVGGLVGYATGIGTIKNSYASGSVTATDSYGSAGGLVGTLWSDAVIQTSYAVGSVSNTSTPTAAGGLVGTLHGGTIRDSVWDKETTGQSSFVGLLYSGTTAGIVGLTTSEFQDTASFMTSAANWDFNSVWAPSSSGYYPELYALTPVVWVSEMATTGIYGNSTGTGSVKTSAGGSDSYVFDDENDSLKFDSYEAAIDSTASVGTTETTLTTENSTAKSSNGISYRVFYYGSNEETITPRAITVSANDVSRSYGDGNGTLSYTVGGLGLVNGDTLTGKLSSTADSTSGVGDYAIKQGSLEASSNYSVTYSEGTLTVTPRAITVTADGLTRAYGDGNGTLTYTVGGNGLVNGDTLTGSLQTSANITSDVGEYDIEKGSVLASSNYELSFVTGTLTIRQRAITITADDQQHTYGERNDALSFSIGGEGRVKGDRFSVTLTTYGGSVADVGTYSIDLVDQSFSSNYSVTYISGTVTITPRVITITADDKSRTYGEDNGTLTYTIGGAGLVSWDRLSGSLSTTADSSSDVGTYSIDQGSLAASSNYQVESYTAGTLTVVASSVEPGKDNGGGSDEAFVSEITPWAGIIPHFDTSMSGPSGPSHQQGFAIQLNGASEGGEQGGRTSDAGSSGDDFEADSDRSFGESAVCLISAGCRIN
- a CDS encoding ShlB/FhaC/HecB family hemolysin secretion/activation protein yields the protein MSDRVMKYSSLLVFGFGLACAGISQSAQAQTAGQLVRNSYAPSVVRSVPGGLQLMASTAHEAPEGAELLSVTPSDLEVEGGLATMQKATSEIAASIKGKRVTGAELFAKAHELEVAYARAGYLLVRVSIPPQTVRNGAPFKLSVINGRVSSIDTSAVPEKVRERVRSLLEPLVGKTSLSRRELERRLLLAGDTSGVRLKSALKAGDVFGSTSIVVEAKYSPVRVISSVNNSLSDEMGTYSVDLGVDFNSLFGLGEVAYLRLGGYPGGENGSVFDEYPRNRQAVVGVTVPLGTDGWWVNAEAVDSRTHPTSDLGYTMLDHYQKLTGSVGYHWVRGRQFNTSSLLTFEMASEKQTIDVAGAKSAFSEDQLRIIRFGQSASLYDPWGGLFSASAVASFGLDALGARQGTTALPLSRDGAEPDFSKLAVDVNYKKAALQNRINFSFAAAAQTSFGEALVSSEQLTLSGRDWLSAFDAGDIVGDSGVVARGEVSYPVTMPLLSGLEGVQTVVSPYLHAEAGAAKLEQATALENKWTRAYSVGAGLRLALGKMDSNIATSLVLEYAHGEATGLDEKDRFNFALTSQF
- a CDS encoding invasion associated locus B family protein, whose translation is MFAAVAGLLFACLAPASFAAQQTPKAKPEIPSDPAETTATYGNWVLRCVSIPTNDDAPNSQAQKLNKSCEIVQTIKVKGHAEPIAQLALGRLPNSDSLVMTAVLPVNVSIPGSVSVASTEGADKAKELILPLQWARCAGPACFAVATPKSEKLVQLRKASVGKLEFVDANSRIVGIPLSFAGLDQALNALQKAE